A segment of the Candidatus Methylomirabilota bacterium genome:
AGCCGAGCGTGGGCGACAGCTGCTCGAGGCGGAGCAGCAGGTCGTCGGCCGGCAGCCCTGCCGCCCGCAGCCGGGCGACCACGGCGCCGCGCACCGCGGCGTTCCACATGCCCGTCAGCGCCTCGAGCAGCGCCGCGTAGCAGGTCGCGTCGGGCTTCTGCTTGAGGTGCTCGACCACAACCGCCAGCAGCGGATGGACGGCGGGCTCGCCCTCGTCGTCCACGCCGGCGAGCCCGGCCAGCATCGGGTCACGTCCGGGCTCGGGCAATTGCTCGAGGAGGTCGAGGAGCTCGGCCACGGGCACGGGAGGCAGCCCTGCAAGCCGGTCGAGGAGCGGCGCGTCGCCTGCCACGTCAGGACCCCGAGGGCGCCGCGGGCTCCTGCGCGACGGCCAGGTCACGCGCCTGTCCCGCCGGCACGAGGAAAGCCGAGGCGAGCGCCGCCACCGCGACGACGAGCCCGACCACGAAGACGCTGCCCACGGCGTGCGCCATCGCGGGCCGCATCTGGCCGAGGATGTCGGCGCCAAGGCCCGCGCGCGTCACCGGGTTGACGATCAGGTCGGGGTGGGCGACGACCTCGCGCAGCCTATCTTGTAAACCCGCCGGCGCCATCGCGAGCAGCGCGGAAAGCTCCTGATGGAGACGCTGGGCCATGACCGAGCCCATCACCGCCACGCCGACGGCGCCGCCGATGGTGCGGAAGAAGCCCGTGACCGACGTCGCCGAGCCGAGCACCGAGCGCGGGACGGCGCTCTGGACCGCGATCAGCATCGGCACGAAGACGAGCCCCATGCCTACCCCGGCCACAATCATGTCGCGCAGCGCGGCGCCCCGCGTGAGCGACTCGTTCCAGCCCGCCAGGAGGACAAAGGCCAGCGTCAGGAAGAGCATGCCTGCCACGACCACCGAGCGGTAGCCGACGCGCAGCACGAGGCGCGCACCCAGGATGGAGCAGACGACCCAACCGATCACGAATGGCATGAGCACGAATCCCGCCTGGGTCGCGCTGCTGCCGGTCACGGCCTGGAGAAAAAGCGGCACGAAGGTGATGGCGCCGAACATGGCCATGCCCGAGAGGAAGCCCGTCGCCGCCGCCGCCCGGACCATCGGGTTGGCGAAGAGTCCGAGCGGCACCACGGGCTCGACGGCCTGCCGTTCGATCATCACGAAGAAGACCAGCAGCACGGCCGAGAGCCCGAGCAGCGTCAGCACCTCGGGTCTCCACCACGAGGCGCCGCGCCCGGCCTCGACGAGGCCGATCAGGAGCGCCGAGATGGCCGCCGCGAAGACCGCCGTGCCGGCATAGTCGAAAGCCGCCGCCCGCCGCGCCGTCCGCTCGCCGGCCAGCCCCCACCTGATGGCGGCCATCGCGAGGAATCCGAACGGCAGGTTGATGTAGAAGACCGCGCGCCACGAGACCGCGTCGGTCAGGAACCCGCCGAGGAGCGGGCCCACCAGCGAGGCCACGCCCCAGACACCCGAGAAGTACCCCTGCATCTTGGCGCGGCGCTCGAGCCCGTAGAGGTCGGCGATGATGGTCATGCCGATCGTGATGAGGGACCCCGCGCCGAGCCCCTGGATGGCGCGGAAGGCGATGAGCTGGGTCATGCTCTGGGACAGTCCGGACAGCGCCGAGCCGATGAGGAAGAGGCTCAAGCCCGTGAGGTAGACGCGGCGCCGTCCGAGCTGGTCGGCGAGCCGGCCCCAGAGCGGCATGGTGACTGTCGAGGCCAGGAGGAAGCCTGAGAATACCCAGGAATAGATCTGGATGCCGCCCAGGGTCGCGATGACCGTAGGCATGGCCGTGGCCACGACGGTGGACTCCATGGCCGCGAGGAAGACCGAGCCCATGACGCCCGCCAGCACCAGCCGACGCCGCGGCTCCCTGTGCGCGGTCATCAGTGGCCGCCGGTGCAGCCGGCGCACCTGCACAGCGCGCGCAGGGCAGGAAACGGGTAGAGGCTCTCGTGGCCGTCGGACCATGTCACGCGAAGTCCCTCGGGCAGCTTCTTGATGTCCCGCGGCCAGCTCATGGCGGGGCTCAGCGCGATTCCGGCCTCGCCCGTGCGGGCCGGATCGTCCAGCCGCAGCCTCTCGAACGGATAGATGCTCGAGTGTTTGTCCGCCCACGTGACGCCGACGGCATACCGTCCAACCAGATGCACGTCCGTGGGCTCGTCGGGACTGGGCTGGCCCAGAATAGGCAGGTTGATCTTGATCGCCATGCTGTCAGGCCGCCGCCGCGCCCAGTTGCCGCCCCGCCAGGAGGTAGTGCACGGCCATGTTCTGGTACGGCCCCCACGCGGCAGCGCGCCGCCTGACGGCCGCTTCGTCGAGGGGCCGCCCGCGGTTGTAGAAGTGCTCGAACGCGCGGCGAACCGCGAGATCGCCCGCGGCGCAGACGTCGCCTCGGCCGAGGTGGCGCGCGAGGAACCACTCGGCCGTCCAGCGACCGAAGCCGCGCACGGCGGTGAGCGCCTCGACGACTTCTTCGTTGGAGCGGCCGCCGAGGGCGGTGAGATCGAGAGCGCCCGAGGCCACCTGACGCCCGAGGCCCACGATGTACTCCGACTTGCGCGTCGTGAGCTGCATCCGGCGCAGCTCGCTCACCCTCGCCCGCGCCAGCCGCTCCGCCTCGGGAAATCCGTAGACGGTGTGCCCGCCCACCTCGACCGCCGTACCGAATCGGCGCACGAGCCGGGCCTTGACCGCGAAGGCAAAGGACAGGTTGACCTGCTGTGCGCACACCGAGCCGACCAGCATCTCGAAAGGCTGCGGGGCGAGCGTGGGTCTCAACCCTCGGAGGCGCGGGACGAGAAAGCCCAGCACGGGGTCTTGCTCCGCGACGCGGTAGAACCCTTCGAGGTCGAGCTCGAGGCCGCAGATGCGCGCGACCTCGGCCGCGGCCGCCTCGAGCACGCGCGCGCTGCGCTCCCCCGGCGTGGACACGAGGAGCCGCGCGCCCTCGACGCTGCCCGTCCAACGCACCTCGTAGCCTCGCCAGCGACCAGCCACCTTGACGGCGCGACGGAACACGCCCGGCGACAGCCGGTTGGCGGGATCTTCGCCGAAGAGGTGGAAGCGCTGGAGCGTGCGCGGGACGTCGAGGAAGCCTTTAACCCGGATCTCGGTCTTCATGGCGGGCTCTCAGTCTACCAGAGCCACCCCGGTGGACACGCCGGCCCGGATCAATGGCGGATGTCGAAATAGAGCGGGCCGGGAGGGACGGACGGACTGTCTCCCAGCCGCTTGACCACAAAGTTGAAGTCCACCAGATCGGCTGCGAAGGGGCGGAGCATGGCGCAGGCGGCGGACTCGGCGGGCAGCGGCACGAGGAGCTGGCGGACGCCCCGCGCGCGCAGGACCCTGACCAGGCGCGCGAAGGCGCCCTCGGGCGCGGGCGAAAAGAGATCCCGCTCGAGGCAGCGC
Coding sequences within it:
- a CDS encoding gamma-butyrobetaine hydroxylase-like domain-containing protein, whose amino-acid sequence is MAIKINLPILGQPSPDEPTDVHLVGRYAVGVTWADKHSSIYPFERLRLDDPARTGEAGIALSPAMSWPRDIKKLPEGLRVTWSDGHESLYPFPALRALCRCAGCTGGH
- a CDS encoding MDR family MFS transporter, yielding MTAHREPRRRLVLAGVMGSVFLAAMESTVVATAMPTVIATLGGIQIYSWVFSGFLLASTVTMPLWGRLADQLGRRRVYLTGLSLFLIGSALSGLSQSMTQLIAFRAIQGLGAGSLITIGMTIIADLYGLERRAKMQGYFSGVWGVASLVGPLLGGFLTDAVSWRAVFYINLPFGFLAMAAIRWGLAGERTARRAAAFDYAGTAVFAAAISALLIGLVEAGRGASWWRPEVLTLLGLSAVLLVFFVMIERQAVEPVVPLGLFANPMVRAAAATGFLSGMAMFGAITFVPLFLQAVTGSSATQAGFVLMPFVIGWVVCSILGARLVLRVGYRSVVVAGMLFLTLAFVLLAGWNESLTRGAALRDMIVAGVGMGLVFVPMLIAVQSAVPRSVLGSATSVTGFFRTIGGAVGVAVMGSVMAQRLHQELSALLAMAPAGLQDRLREVVAHPDLIVNPVTRAGLGADILGQMRPAMAHAVGSVFVVGLVVAVAALASAFLVPAGQARDLAVAQEPAAPSGS